In Xenorhabdus nematophila ATCC 19061, one DNA window encodes the following:
- a CDS encoding ACP phosphodiesterase: protein MNFLAHLHLAALSESSLLGNLMADFVRGSPEGLFNADIVAGIRMHRRVDTVTDQHPLVMAARGLFRCEYRRVSPITLDIVWDHFLSLHWDKCEKNYSLPAFVNVARSNIEPYLNSTPEKFQALNRYLWPQNLLIRYADMSCIANVLQGMAQRRPKLSALAGSYQDIEKHYPEFEALFWEFYPQMMTLASNHGFCEQEIASEPCTFPK, encoded by the coding sequence ATGAATTTTCTCGCACACCTTCATTTAGCAGCATTATCGGAAAGTTCCTTACTGGGCAATTTAATGGCGGATTTTGTTCGTGGGTCGCCTGAAGGATTATTCAATGCTGATATTGTAGCGGGTATCCGTATGCACCGTCGGGTAGATACCGTGACGGACCAACATCCACTTGTTATGGCGGCGCGTGGCTTATTCCGTTGCGAGTACCGCCGGGTTTCCCCCATTACTCTGGATATTGTCTGGGATCACTTTCTTTCTCTGCATTGGGACAAATGTGAAAAAAATTACTCTCTTCCTGCATTTGTCAATGTCGCCCGCAGTAATATAGAACCTTATCTCAATTCTACCCCTGAGAAATTTCAGGCATTGAACCGATATCTCTGGCCACAAAATTTGCTCATTCGCTATGCGGATATGTCATGTATTGCTAATGTGTTGCAAGGCATGGCCCAAAGACGCCCTAAATTATCGGCGTTGGCAGGATCATATCAGGATATAGAAAAACATTATCCTGAGTTTGAAGCATTATTTTGGGAGTTTTATCCACAGATGATGACTTTGGCCTCAAACCATGGCTTCTGTGAACAGGAAATCGCGTCAGAACCTTGCACTTTTCCTAAATAG